One segment of Plasmodium vinckei vinckei genome assembly, chromosome: PVVCY_04 DNA contains the following:
- a CDS encoding Maf-like protein, putative, which translates to MKSDENSEEFNEFELEVDEEVIKYLSSLISNQNVKHKIVKINNLIDDQICNHIETGNDLTNINTLNNDPKEEHQKIKTNQETLDTSHTPKQTNDEASEYDIHSKTSANFDLIKTNTLPLFLASKSGQQKEDKIKCNETEHKCKNFKSCTILNETTDVTIVYNKNDPQTNVLYVCYDEENDECEICNSYRLKYMPNMSIFKNNNISVPQKNISSNDINNVSKKCDENLLNALKDYFFVLGSTSSSRKYILKKSDLNFLSVQTKIDEKKIGCRKKLDPFTLTSNISVAKGMKLLNIINKDNKLKQQILELSKNKKVILLVGDEVIYCNGQIYEKPKNEKEAYNFIKSYNNNKCYSYSSITLIDFVSNKIMTGIDESVLKFSNMNDDVIKNILNDESIYYCAGALKIENDIMSKYLQEIKGNIDSIFGLSLNLLFHLINLL; encoded by the coding sequence atgaagAGTGATGAAAATAGTGAAGAATTCAACGAATTTGAATTAGAAGTTGATGAAGAAGTCATTAAATACCTATCTTCCCTAATATCTAATCAAAATGTTAAGCATAAAAttgtgaaaataaataatttaatagaCGACCAAATATGTAATCATATAGAAACTGGTAATGATCTGACTAATATTAACACTTTAAACAATGATCCTAAAGAAGAACATCAAAAgataaaaacaaatcaaGAAACATTGGATACGTCTCATACTCCTAAGCAGACTAATGACGAAGCTAGCGAATATGATATTCATTCTAAAACTAGCGCCAATTTCGATCTCATAAAAACAAACACATTACCATTGTTTTTGGCCTCAAAATCAGGGCAGCAAAaagaagataaaataaaatgcaaTGAAACTGAACACAAATGCAAGAACTTTAAAAGTTGCACTATACTAAATGAAACAACAGATGTCACAATTGTGTACAACAAAAATGATCCCCAAACAAACGTATTATATGTCTGCtatgatgaagaaaatgatgaatgTGAAATATGTAATAGTTATAGACTTAAATATATGCCCAATATGagcatatttaaaaataataatatatcagttccccaaaaaaatataagttcaaacgatataaataatgtatcaaaaaaatgcgatgaaaatttattaaatgcaTTAAAAGATTATTTCTTTGTTTTAGGATCAACATCAAGTTCaaggaaatatattttaaaaaaaagtgatttaaattttttatctgTTCAAACAAAAAtcgatgaaaaaaaaataggatGTCGAAAAAAACTTGACCCATTTACATTAACATCAAATATATCAGTAGCAAAGGGaatgaaattattaaatattattaataaggATAATAAACTAAAACAACAAATTTTAGAATTAagtaaaaacaaaaaagttatattattagtaGGAGATGAAGTTATTTATTGTAATGGtcaaatatatgaaaaaccaaaaaatgaaaaagaagcatataattttattaaatcctataataataataaatgctATAGTTATAGCTCCATTACATTGATCGATTTTGTGTCtaacaaaattatgacCGGAATTGATGAATCAGTTTTAAAGTTTAGCAACATGAATGATGacgttataaaaaatattttaaacgACGAATCCATCTATTATTGCGCTGGGGcattaaaaattgaaaacgACATTATGagtaaatatttacaagAAATCAAGGGAAATATCGATAGCATCTTTGGCTTGTCCCTAAATCTGCTATTTCATTTGATCAACTTATTATGA
- a CDS encoding dynein light intermediate chain 2, putative: protein MKKEIPNSSNSSSSFLKKETPNALNSSSSFLKKEIPNSSNSSTSFLKKGSTVSLWKKKGNVKGKEIVKDQESKKENLFMKKNNISIEKGNSTSMLATSKLKNEENLKNKKKQNEIKNMSNNSVSKKLSIQEIQKEEKESEIDEGNKVGDEVEIVSKMKILNNMIEHNESVKGFEKGEHKNGMKNEIKNEKDDSIEIEGLDKVDIFSKNEIKFDDEKKYELYGDELHSEDVEKKKSNDYEGIRHKKSSIYKKILKKLNIDKNDEVENSHIIVLGNKDVGKSSLLKSLQRISLEGDGEYTDLLYKNEIRVLPFDYGCLNIKNFEDDKKIHDIQGNSHVWILQHPCYTSLLIKNLKNFKNIKKILILICTDLYKPYNIISEINSWIDVMHKIYEEVYSDYDMDVVSELKSNLEKYIYNYKGLKKNEKNIKQEENHVMNEIEGYSDFEKNKEGSIDSVNNVTEEEEGQAKLIKINLSFPIVFVICKSDGYEILNNRTYQGYIDVIISYLRNLAISYQAAIIFCNTINKNELINVELLYKYMMHRLYDFPFKEKEILDCYEKIFIPSGYDDEELINKSIKNTFVGNFNKPYDSIIIKPMTNKTIVAEHSQNIVPAIYYNDFLASISTNSSNDNMTNGYIKKDMNSISIDNIELPNGVNNKDNRNQSSNPENDNGNNNYSVTNNENNNDKSDKFLHSFFQNLLEKGRSKSPSVPTIDPLILEKKKKIIK from the coding sequence atgaaaaaagaaataccCAATAGTTCAAACAGTTCATCGagttttttgaaaaaagaaacCCCCAATGCTTTAAACAGTTCATCGagttttttgaaaaaagaaataccCAATAGTTCAAACAGTTCAACGagttttttgaaaaaaggGAGTACTGTTAGTTTATGGAAGAAGAAGGGGAATGTAAAAGGAAAAGAAATTGTAAAGGATCAGGAAagtaaaaaagaaaatttatttatgaaaaaaaataacataagcatagaaaaaggaaatagTACAAGCATGTTAGCTACTTCAAAACTAAAGAATGAAgagaatttaaaaaataaaaaaaaacaaaatgaaataaaaaatatgagcaATAACAGTGTTAGTAAAAAGTTGAGCATACAAGAGATTCAAAAGGAAGAGAAAGAAAGTGAAATAGATGAAGGAAATAAAGTGGGGGACGAAGTAGAAATTGTTtctaaaatgaaaatattaaataatatgattgAGCATAATGAAAGTGTGAAGGGTTTTGAAAAAGGTGagcataaaaatggaatgaaaaatgaaataaaaaatgaaaaggatGACAGTATAGAAATTGAAGGACTTGATAAGGTAGacattttttctaaaaatgaaataaagtttgacgatgaaaaaaaatatgagtTATATGGAGATGAATTGCATAGTGAGgatgttgaaaaaaaaaaaagtaatgaCTACGAAGGAATAagacataaaaaaagtagtatatataaaaaaatattaaaaaaattaaatatagataaaaatgatgaggTTGAAAATAGTCATATAATAGTGTTAGGAAATAAAGATGTAGGAAAatcttcattattaaaatcGTTGCAAAGAATATCATTAGAAGGGGATGGAGAATATACAgacttattatataaaaatgaaataagaGTATTACCTTTTGATTATGGatgtttaaatataaaaaattttgaggatgataaaaaaatacatgaTATACAAGGGAATAGTCATGTATGGATATTACAACATCCTTGTTATACTAGTTTGTTAATTAAAAATCTTAAaaactttaaaaatataaaaaaaatccttattttaatttgtactgatttatataaaccatataatataatttcagAGATAAACAGCTGGATTGATGTTATgcataaaatttatgagGAAGTATATTCGGACTATGACATGGATGTCGTTAGTGAGTTGAAGAGCAATTTGGAGaagtacatatataattacaaaggcttgaaaaaaaatgaaaaaaatatcaaacaAGAAGAGAATCATGTAATGAATGAAATCGAGGGATATTCtgattttgaaaaaaacaaggAAGGAAGTATAGACAGTGTAAATAATGTGACAGAAGAAGAGGAGGGTCAagcaaaattaataaaaataaatttatcgTTTCCGATAGTTTTTGTTATATGTAAATCTGATGgatatgaaatattaaataatagaaCATATCAAGGATATATAGATGTAATTATATCTTACTTAAGAAATTTAGCTATAAGTTATCAAGCtgcaataatattttgtaatactataaataaaaatgaactAATTAATGTTGaacttttatataaatatatgatgcATAGATTATATGATTTTCcatttaaagaaaaagaaatattagattgttatgaaaaaatatttatacctTCAGGATATGATGATGaagaattaataaataagtctattaaaaatacatttgtTGGTAATTTCAATAAACCATATGattctattattattaagcCAATgacaaataaaacaattgtTGCTGAACATAGCCAAAATATCGTTCCtgcaatttattataatgatTTTTTAGCTAGTATATCTACAAACTCTTCCAATGATAATATGACAAATGgctatataaaaaaagatatgaATAGCATTAGTATTGATAATATTGAATTGCCAAATGGGGtgaataataaagataatcGAAATCAAAGTAGCAATcctgaaaatgataatggaaataataattatagtgttacaaataatgaaaataataatgacaaAAGCGATAAATTTTTGCAtagtttttttcaaaaccTTCTTGAAAAAGGAAGATCTAAATCTCCTAGTGTACCAACTATTGATCCATtaattttagaaaaaaaaaaaaaaataataaaataa